Proteins from one Mixophyes fleayi isolate aMixFle1 chromosome 9, aMixFle1.hap1, whole genome shotgun sequence genomic window:
- the TNFSF15 gene encoding tumor necrosis factor ligand superfamily member 15 produces MISSLGPELKQTPINSVKTMEVSVDMLQEENRNTNYNLSFRHAQDRSIRRLQWIVAFCVACLCVLMFLTVYQIFGGVICDRKNKVHSEPYKAPGRDHNYATEKPRAHLTGTRQHELNKDLQWESQNGLAFIRDGMEYVNKCIQIPKDGYYFVYSKVSFRPGCKKNSIVTADIRRLNHNYPVAEILLSGLSFCVGDSGFQPIYLGALLELKKGDTLKVNVTDIDQVDISVDHKTFFGAFLVQ; encoded by the exons ATGATTTCGTCTCTGGGACCTGAACTGAAGCAGACACCTATCAACTCTGTAAAGACAATGGAAGTGAGCGTTGACATGTTGCAGGAAGAGAATCGCAATACTAATTACAACTTAAGTTTTCGGCATGCGCAAGATAGGAGCATTAGGAGACTGCAATGGATTGTAGCTTTCTGTGTGGCTTGCCTGTGCGTTTTGATGTTCCTTACAGTCTACCAGATATTTGGAGGTGTAATTTGTGACAGGAAAAACAAG GTCCATAGTGAACCTTACAAAGCTCCAG GGAGGGATCATAATTATGCTACTGAAAAACCCCGTGCGCATCTAACAg GTACAAGACAACACGAATTAAATAAAGACCTACAGTGGGAATCCCAAAACGGACTGGCTTTTATAAGAGATGGAATGGAGTATGTCAATAAATGTATCCAAATCCCAAAAGATGGGTATTACTTTGTCTACTCTAAAGTGTCATTCCGTCCTGGATGCAAAAAAAATTCAATTGTTACAGCGGATATCAGGAGGTTAAATCACAACTACCCAGTGGCAGAAATTCTTCTAAGTGGACTATCATTTTGTGTTGGAGATTCAGGTTTCCAACCCATCTATCTGGGTGCCCTTCTTGAACTAAAGAAAGGTGATACGTTGAAGGTAAATGTGACTGATATCGACCAAGTAGACATCTCTGTTGATCACAAGACTTTCTTTGGCGCTTTTTTAGTCCAGTAA